From one Misgurnus anguillicaudatus chromosome 2, ASM2758022v2, whole genome shotgun sequence genomic stretch:
- the LOC141365969 gene encoding uncharacterized protein: MVGQGHESLRARAEPQAETGTKAAPQAETGTTAELQAETGTKAESQAETGTKEEPQAETGTKEEPQAETGTKEEPQVETGTKEEPQAETGTREEPQAETGTKAEPRGETGTWEEPTELATRAEPAEEEPRVEPAGQEAWAGQEPRAEPAEQEPRVEPAGQEAWAGQKPRAEPAEPREGLDTRVVLVVPGTWVEENRERPSGPG; encoded by the coding sequence ATGGTGGGCCAAGGCCATGAAAGTCTAagggccagggcggagccgcaggcggaaACAGGGACCAAGGCGGCGCCGCAGGCGGAAACAGGGACCACGGCGGAGctgcaggcggagacagggaccaaggcagagtcgcaggcggagacagggaccaaggaggagccgcaggcggagacagggaccaaggaggagccgcaggcggagacagggaccaaggaggagccgcaggtggagacagggaccaaggaggagccgcaggcggaaaCAGGGACCAgggaggagccgcaggcggagacagggaccaaggcggagccAAGGGGGGAGACTGGGACCTGGGAGGAGCCGACAGAACTGGcaaccagggcggagccggcagaggaGGAACCCAGGGTGGAGccggcagggcaggaagccTGGGCAGGtcaggaacccagggcggagccggcagagcaggaacccagggtggagccggcagggcaggaagccTGGGCAGGTCAgaaacccagggcggagccggcagagcccAGAGAGGGACTGGATACCAGGGTGGTGCTGGTGGTACCAGGAACCTGGGTAGAGGAGAATAGAGAGAGGCCCTCTGGGCCTGGTTAG